The following are encoded together in the Chroococcidiopsis sp. TS-821 genome:
- a CDS encoding dTDP-4-dehydrorhamnose 3,5-epimerase family protein: protein VGEFYTPGYERGLRYDDPVLAIDWPLPVSEISAKDASWALLEQTVVGV, encoded by the coding sequence AGGTGGGCGAGTTTTACACGCCTGGCTATGAGCGTGGGTTGCGTTATGATGACCCGGTTTTAGCGATTGATTGGCCACTACCAGTTAGTGAGATTTCTGCCAAAGATGCTTCTTGGGCTTTGTTGGAACAGACCGTTGTGGGAGTATAG